DNA from Intestinimonas massiliensis (ex Afouda et al. 2020):
CAAAGGCGTGACCGGACGGAGCTGCTGCTCCGGGAGCCCAATTTGTACAAGGCCTTTCTGATTCTGGCTCTGCCGGTGTTCGGGGCCAACTTTATGAAGGCCTTCAACGAGCTGGTGGACACCTATTTCATCGGCCAGATCGCCAACTCCGTGGCCGCCCAGGCGGGCGTTTCGCTGTCCTGGCCCCTGCTGAATATCTTCGCCTCCTTCCAGGCGGGCTTCGGCGTGGCGGGGGTGGCGGTGGTCAGCCAGCTTTTGGGTGCCGGAGAGCGGGAGCGGGCCCGGGATAACGCCGGGGTGCTGCTCCTGGTGTCGGTGGTGCTGGGGGCCGTCCTCAACCTGCTGCTGTATCTGGCTGCGCCGGGGGTCATGGCTCTGATGGGAGCGTCCGGGGATGTGCTGGCGTGCAGCGTGTCCTATCTGCGGGTGCGCTCCTTTGAACTGACATTTACCTTCATTTTTGCCGCATTCCAGGCCATCCGCCAGGCCCAGGGGGACACGGTGACCCCGGTGGTGCTCTCGGTGAGCGCCGTAATGCTCAACATCGTCCTCACCGCCGTCCATGTGCGCGTCCTGGGGCTGGGGGTGTTCGGCGCGGGCCTGGCCACCGCGGCGGGCAACGCCGTCATCGTGCCCGTCTGCCTGTATCTGCTGTTCGACCGGCGGCAGGCGCTCTTCCTGGACAGACGCCACCTGCGGCTGCAGTGGCCCCTGTTCCGGCGGCTCACCGCCGTGGCCGCCCCGGCGGCGGCCAGCCAGGCCCTCAGCTCTCTGGGCTTTCTGGTGCTGCAGGCCGTCATCCTCAGTTACGGCGACCACGTCACCGCCGCCTTCAGCATCGGCAACAAGGTGTCCAACCTGCTGCTCATGCCGGTGCTGGCCATGGGCTCGGTGCTGGCGGCCTACGTGGGGCAGAACATCGGCGCGGGCAACGGGGAGCGGGCCCGGCGGGCCTATCTGGTCAGCCGGAATGTGGGGCTGCTCGTCTCCATCGCCGGGAGCCTGCTGCTCTTCCCCCTGCGGGGGGTGCTGGTGACCGCCCTGACCAACGACTCTGCCACCCAGGCCGCCGCTTGGGAGTATATGTTCTGGGTGCTGCTCACCCAGCCGCTCATGTCTCTGTTCCAAAACTATCTGGGTGTGTTCAACGGCTCCGGGAACACCCGGTTTTCCTTCCTCATGGCCACCGCACGGCTGTGGATCATCCGCTTGCCCCTCATCCTCCTGTTCAAGCTTTTTACCAACGTGGGCAGTACGGGCATCTGGTACGCCATGGTCCTCAGCAACTTTATCATCCTCATCGTGGGCGCCCTGCTGTTCCGCCGGGTGAGCTTCACCCCTATGGACGCGGTGCAGGCCGCCGCGGAGCCCACTTCATAAGGAGGCGCATGGTATGCAATGGATCTCCAGCGCACGGGAGATGCGGGAGCTGGACCGCTCCGCCATCGGGGAGCGGGGAATCCCCTCCACGCGGCTGATGGAGGCCGCCGCCCGGGCGGTGGCGGAAGAGGCGGCCGCTCTGGCAGGTGAGAATCGGAGGGCCGCCGTCTTCTGCGGCAGCGGCAACAACGGTGGCGACGGCGTGGCCGCCGCCCGGTTCCTGCTGGAGCGGGGAATTTCGGTCCGGTGCTTTCTGGTGGGAGGGCGGGACAAGCTCACCGCCGATACCGCGGAGATGGAGCGCCGCCTGGGGGCCGCCGGCGGCGTGCTGGAGGCCTTCGATCCCGCCGACCCGGAGCAGACGGCCTGGGCCATGGGGGCCGGGGTGCTGGTGGACGCCCTCTTCGGCATCGGCCTGACCCGACCGGTGACCGGGGCCTTCCGCACCGCCATCGAGCGGATGAACGCCAGCCCCGCCCCGACCCTGGCGGTGGACCTGCCCAGCGGGGTGGAGACCGACACCGGTGCGGTGCTGGGCGCCGCGGCAGAGGCGGCGGTCACCGTCACCTTCACGGCGGCCAAGCCGGGCCACTATCTGGGAGAGGGAGGCGCCCTCTGCGGCAGGCTGTCCGTGGTCTCCATCGGTATCCCGGAGGACCTGACCGCCGCCGTGCCCAAGCCGGTTTGGGCGATGGGCCCCGGGGACCTGCCCCTGCCCCGCCGGCGGCGGGACAGCCACAAGGGGGACTACGGCAGGGACTATATCCTGGCGGGCAGCCGGGGCTACACCGGCGCGCCGGTACTGGCGGCCCGAGGGGCGCTGCGGTCGGGGGCGGGTCTGGTCACCCTGGCGGTGCCGGAGGACATCTATCCCATCGTGGCCGTCAAGTGTGACGAAGTCATGCCCAAGCCCCTGCCCGCCGACGGGGAAGGGGGCCTCTCCGCCGGGGCTCTGGCCCAGGTGCGCACCGACCTGGCGGGGAAGAGCGCTGCCCTGGTGGGGCCCGGCCTGGGCCGCGGCGCGGGAGCCGCCGCTTTGACGGCGGCGGTGCTGGAGGGGGCGGCGTGCCCCGTGGTGCTGGACGCCGACGGTCTAAACGCCGTTTCCGGGCATATAGATAGGTTGGACGCCCGGGCGGGGACGGGCCGGCTGACCGTGCTCACCCCCCACGACGGGGAGTTTGCCCGCCTGACCGGGGCAATGCCCGGGGCGGACCGGCTGCGGACGGCCCGGGACTTTGCCGGGGCCCACGGCTGTATCCTGGTCCTGAAGGGGCACCGTACCATCACCGCCTTCCCGGACGGGAGGGCCTTCGTCAACACCACCGGCAACCCGGGCATGGCCAAGGGGGGCAGCGGGGACGCGCTGGCGGGGGTGATCCTGTCTCTGCTGGGCCAGGGGCTGGCGCCGGAGCAGGCGGTCCCGGCGGCGGTGCTGTACCATGGCCTGGCCGGGGACCTGGCGGCGGAGGAGCGGGGGGAGTACGGCATGACCCCCATGGATCTGGTGGAGAAGCTGCCCGCGGCCCTCAGACACTTTTAGAAGGGGAGGACGTAGCCCGTGCGCATGAAGAGACTGTGCGCACCAATGATGACCCTCTGCCTGCTGCTGGCCGCCTGCGGCGGCGGGAGCGGGGGCAGGGGAGACGAGGAGCTGGCCCTGGACATCCGAGCGGAGTACCTGGGCATGGCGACCTGCGCCGCCACGGCGGAGATCACCGCCGACTACGGCCAGCGGGTGTATGTGTTTACGCTGGAACTGCAGTATACGAAGGGCGGGGAGACGGTGCTGACCGTCACCGCGCCGGAGGACATCGCGGGAGTGACGGCCCGGCTCAAGGACGGCGCGGCCACCCTGGAATACGACGGGGCCAGCCTGGAGACGGGGGAGCTGGACGGCCAGGGGCTCTCCCCGGTGAGCGCCCTGCCGGCCCTACTGAACGCCGTCCAGACGGGCTTCATCGCCGAGGTGGGCCGGGAGGACCTGGATGAGACGGCCACCCTGCGGATCTGCTGCCGGGACCCGGAGCAGGCCCCGGGCGCCGGCGTGGAGACGGCGGTGTGGTTCGATTTGGATACCCACGGCCTGGTGCAGGGAGAGATCTCGGTGGACGGGGCCCGGGTGATCCTGTGCCGGTTTACCCAGTTTACCATGGAGCCGGCCACACAACAGGAAGGATAGACCGATATGAGTGACGCACAGATGAGAACGTGGGCGGAGATCGACCTGGGCCGCCTGAAGCACAACTACACCGCCCTGCGGGAGCAGCTCGCCCCGGGATGCCGATTCGTGGGTGTGGTGAAAGCCAACGCCTACGGCCACGGGGCGGTCCCCGTGGCCCAAAAGCTGGAGGAGTGGGGGGCGGACTACCTGGCGGTGGCCTGCCTGGAGGAGGCCGCCGAGCTGCGGCAGGCCGGGGTCCGCGCCCCCATCCTGATCCTGGGCGTCACCCTGCCCCGGTACGCCGGGGAGCTGCTGGCGTGGGACGCCGCCCAGGCGGTGGGGGACCTGGAGACCGGCCGGGCCCTGTCCGCCGCGGCGGTGGCGGCGGGCCGAACGCTTACCATCCATGTGAAGGCGGACACTGGCATGTCCCGGCTGGGCTTCCTCTGTGACGAGGCCCATCTGGACCATGCCGCCGGGGAGATTGCCGCGCTGTGCGCCCTGCCGGGGCTGCGGGTGGAGGGCATCTTCACTCACTTCTCCGACGCCGACGGCTGCGAGGCATACACCATGCGCCAGTTCACCCGGTTCCTGGACCTGCTGGACAAGCTGTCCGCCCGGGGGGTGACCTTTGAAATCCGTCATTGCGCGGCCAGCGCCGCTATGTTAAACTATCCCTGTACCCATCTGGATATGGTCCGCCCCGGCATCGCCCTGTACGGCCACTATCCGGCCCCGGGCATGGAGTACACCTGCCCGCTCCTGCCGGTGATGACACTCAAGACCCGGGTGGCGGCGGTGCGGGACCTGCCCGCCGGGACCTGCGTCAGCTACGGCCGGACCGCCACCTTGGCGCGGGACAGCCGCCTGGCGGTGCTGCCGGTGGGCTACGGCGACGGCTATTTCCGCCTGTTTTCCAACGGCCAGCCGGTGGCCATCCGGGGGAAAAAGGCCCCGGTGGTGGGCCGGGTATGCATGGACCTGACCATGGTGGACGTTACCGACATCCCCGGCGTTATCCCCGGGGACGAGGCGGTGCTCTACGGTGACGCCGCCCCCGTGGAGGACGGAGCCGACCGGGCCGGAACCATCCAGTACGAGCTGCTCTGCGACGTGTCGCCCCGGGTACCCCGGGTCTATCTGGACTGAGGTGGCGGCCTCCGCGCTCCGCGCATAGAATGGCACGGGGGAGTCCCGCAGGAGCGGCGGCGGGGGCGAAAACTCTTCCTGATATTTGAAGGGATGTGTATAAATCCCGCCGCCCCGTGGGAGAATCATAGTGACCGCGTTACATAGGGCTTGCCCTCCCTGTGACGTTGGTGACTATCTTCCAGCGGAGTGTGAGCATGAGTGGACAACAGCGTGAAGCGCGGAGATATCTTTTATGCCGATCTGAGCCCGGTGGTGGGCAGCGAGCAGGGCGGGGTACGCCCGGTGCTCATCGTACAGAATGACACCGGGAACCGGCACAGTCCCACCGTCATCGCGGCAGCCATCACCTCACAGACCGGCAAGGCGAAGCTCCCCACCCACATCGAGCTGTCCGCCCGGAGCTATGGTCTGCCCAAGGACTCGGTGGTCCTGCTGGAGCAGATCCGGACCCTGGATAAGAAGCGGCTGCGCGAAAAAATGGGCAAGCTGGACGACAAGCTGATGCACCAGGTGGACTCGGCCATCGCGGTGAGCTTTGGGCTCCATCCGGAGCAGTTGATCTGAAGCGTGGGGGCCGCCCGAACGGCGGCCCTCCCCCTTTTTGACCTAGGAGGTTTTACGGATGAGAAAAAGCAGGACCAGACGTATTTTGGCGGCTGTGCTGGCGGTGGGAGCGGCGGCGGTGTTTCTGGGGGCGTCCCAGGGGACCCAGACCGACCCGCTGGTGACCATGAGCTACATAAACGAAGTGACGGCGCCCCAGATTCTCTCCGACGTAGATGCCAGACTGGACCAGCGGGAGCAGGCGCTGGTGGACCGGCTGGACGCCTCCATCGCCCGGTACGAGCGGGACATGGAGCAGAAGCTGTCCGGCTCGGCTGGGACGGGCACGGCGGGGACCTCCTCCGCCTTTACGGTGGTGAATGTGGCGGCGGGTCGGCAGCTCACCGGCGCCACCGGCTTCGAGTTCCTGCTGCGCTCCGGCTCGGCCACTGCGGTGGCGGCCTCGGCCCCGGGGCTCATCGATACCACCGGCGGCGGCACCCTGGCCTCCGGCGGGGCGGTGGAGCCCAACCACCTCTATCTCACCACGGCCGAAGGCAGGGGCCTGAAGGCCGTCACCGACCTCACCGTGCTGGTCCGGGGGAGCTATACCCTAACCTGAATGGAATGGAGCGGAAAAACACCCGGGACATCTGTCCCGGGTGTTTTGGCGTGTGGACCGTTCAGATTACGTAGTCGTTTCCCGGCTGGGTGGAGGCCGCCAGGTCGGCCAGCGTGATGCCGTCGAAGAAGTCCTGGATCAGGCCGTCCAGCTTCCGCCACATGGGCAGGGTGCGGCACTGGGCCATGCGGGGGCATTCGATGGGCTCCTGCTCCAGGCAGGCCACCGGTGCCAGACTGCCCTCCGTCAGACGCAGGATGCTGCCCACCGTATACTGCTCCGGCACTCTGGTCAGGCGGTATCCGCCCCCCTTGCCCCGCAGGCCGGTCAGGAACTTGTGCTTGACCAGGACCTTGAGGATGCTCTCCAGGTATTTTTCCGAGATATCCTGCCGCTCCGCGATCTCCTTCAGAGGGAGATAGCCCTCGGCCTGGTGCTCCGCCATGTCCACCATAACGCGCAGGGCATAGCGCCCCTTGGTCGAGATCATCATGTGGATCGCCCTCCCTTTCTTATATAAACCCATTATATAGCCAGGTAAATAGGAAATCAACGGGGCTGCTGCAAAAATTTTCGCTCCCCGGAACATACAGCAGGAGCCCCATGCGGGGCTCCTGTCACAGCGAGGATTATCCGGTTGTAAGCCACATGGGCAGGCGGGAAGGCCGCATACAGGCCATCAGGCAGAAAAAGACGCCCGCAGCCAGCAGAATGTCGCCCAGGCTGGCCAGACCGCCGAACAGCGGCAGGGGGCAGTAGAGGATGTCACCTAAAAACAACAGCCGGGTGGACGCGTCGGCGGCGCGGTACATGGGAATCTCCCCGGCCAGCAGGGCGGCCGCCCCCTGCTCGGAGAGCAGCGCCGCGGCCCAGGAGGCCACGGGCATCCTCCAGCCGTTGGCGGCGATGACCGCCAGATTGCACGCTCCGCCGGCCCCCACCAGGAGGCAGGTTTTTTTCAGATGCCGGTTTTGCCACAAAAAGAGGAAGATGAGCCCATAGGAGAGCAGCAGCGGCAGCCAGGCCCAGGCCTCAAAGGGCAGGGAGATACGGCCTGCCAGAGCGTTCATGGCCTGCTGGCAGGCGAAGGCTAGGACGGGCAGGGGAAGCAGCCGGAGGTACGCCTCCTCGAAGCGGGAGAGCCGGCCGCCGGTGCACCAGCCCAGGAGCAGGGCGAGGATCACGGAGAGCATCAGCATCGGCGCGCCTCCTCAGACCTGGACGGCCGCGCCGGCTTCGGCCGCCGCTTCGCCGTCGGGAGCCAGCTCGCCGGCCTCGGCCATCTTGGCCACCACCCGGGCCACCTCGGGGTGGAACTGCCTGCCGGCCTCCGCCCGCAGAATGCGGGCGGCCTCCACGGGGGTGCGGCCTTTCCGGTAGGGGCGGTCGCTGGTGATGGCGTCGTAGGCGTCCGCTGCACCCAGAATGTAGGTCTCCAGCGGCAGATCGTCGCCGGAGGTGCCGTCGGGATAGCCCCGGCCGTCAAAAAACTCATGGTGGTGGAGCACCAGAGGGATGATGTCCTCATAGGTGTCCATGTTCTGGAGAATGGATACGCCGGTGGCGGGGTGGCGCTGGATGACGGCCCGTTCCTCCGGGGTGAGCATGCCGGGCTTGCCCAGGATCGAGTCGGGTACGCCGATCTTGCCGATGTCGTGGAAGATGGCGGCGGTCTCCAGCCGGCGGACCCGGGCGCCGGACAGCCCCATTTTCTGGGCGATCCGGACGGAGTACAGGGACACCCGGGAGGAGTGGCCCTCGGTATAGGTGTCTTTGGCCTCCAGCGCGGTGGCAAAGGCCCGGATGATGTTGTATTGCTGCTTCTGGGCGGAGAGATAGAGCCGGAAGGAGAACCGGGTCATCAGCAGCGGCAGGACAAAGAGGATAGCGGGCCAGAAGGTGGGCATAGACAGCAGCATGGCCAGAAAATAGCCCAGCGTGGCGCTGCACAGCAGACTGGGGACCATGCCGATGGCCATCTGACCGAAGGTGACGAAGAAGGCCGCCCGGTACTCCAGATAGTAGAGAAAGGCCACGAACACAGCGTTGAGGCCCACGGCGCAGACGATATAGAGGATGCCGGGGGCCAGTACGGAGGGGAAGGTGATGGTGCCGGGCACGCCGCCCACGGCATGATAGACCACGCCCGCCGCCGCCATGGACAGATTCAGGTTGGCGGTGTTGAACAGGAGCTTGCTGGGGGCGGTGTTAAAAATATGATAAAAGCCCTTGCCGTCCTCGGTGGGTATGACCTCCAGAGGGGTAGTAAGGAAGATGATGGCCACAGCGGCCTCCGGCCCCAGCAGGAGGACCACGGCCAGAATGCTGATAAAGGACATATCAATGGTGCAGTCGTCCCGGACATAGAGGGGCAGACATCGGCAGAGGATGCACAGCACCGTCAGCACCACCAGCACCCCCAGCTCATGGGGGCTCCAGTTCTGCCTCTGACGGAAAAGCCAGGACCAGACCACATAGATACCGACGCCGATTCCGACGATGGAGAGCAGCGCCATATATCTTTTTGTAACCGGCTGCATAAAAACCTCCAATGATCGTGGGGGCCGTGGGATCGACCGCGGTACTCGAGACAGAACGCGGGAGCTATGGAAGGGCGAAGGGGAAAGCGGGCAGCCGGCCGTCGCCGGCTGCCCGCACCTCAGAGCTTGGGCTTCAACGCTTTCAACGGATCTTGAAGAATGCGCCGCAGGTAGCCAGCATAGAAGCCAGCGCGGTGAGGGCCATCATGATCTTCGCCTTTTTCATCGAATACAGCCTCCTCGTGACAGTACTCTGCCATCCGCTAAGACAGGCTATATCCGCTTCGCTCAGTTGATGCGGGAGGTCAGGGAGTCTGGACCTCCTCGTGCTCCTCCGGAGAAGGAAGGGCGGACAGCCGCCGGTTGACGGCGTCCAAGGTGGCCAGCGCCACCGAGAAATTGGGGTCCTCCCCCTCGTAGCAGGCACCCAGCAGGGGCTCGGCCTTGCCGCCGCTTTTGAGGAGAAGCCCCACAAGCACGGCCTGGTGTTCCCCCATGGCCGTGCGCCGGACCTCGTCCAGAGAGAAGACGAAGCCGGGGGCCAGCAGTTGGTTCAGAGCCGACACGGTGGCCTGGGCGATGGCGCGCCACCGTCCGCCCACCGAAAGGTCGCAGCCGGCCCGACCCACATAGCGCTTCCCGTCCGCCAGCAGATGGACCGAGGCGCTGGCCCCCTCCCGGCTGGTGGAGAGCTCCAACTGCTCGCAGCGCAGGCGCCGGGAGGGACGGTGTACCGCCGAGCCCGGAATCTGGGCCACGCTGACGATCCGATGGTCCAGCTCCACTTGAAACTTGGCCAGCATAGCCGACTGCACGTCCCGGACAATCTGCTTGGGGCTGCGGGACTGGTCGGAGAGAATATGGACCTCGCGAACGGTCCCGTTCTCCAGAGTGAATTCGGCCCCCAGCACGCCGGGCAGACGGGTGACGAGGGCCTTCCAGGATTCCGTGGCAGTATTGCTGTGCGGTTCGCTCATGGGCTGGACTCCTTTCCCGCAGGAGATAGAATGGGAGGACCCACCGCGGCAGCGATGGGAGGAAAAATCAGGAGCTTTTTTCAATAGACTCTATTATACAGAATCCGACGGGGCAAAGCAAGGGAAAAGCAAATTAAGTTTCCATAATGAAGGAATTCCCAATGCAAATTTTGGGATTCCCCGCGCATTGGGGCCGGGGTGTGGCATAGAATAGCAGTGAAAGTGCCGGAGCGGGGAGAGGAGGGCGATGAATTGGAACAGCGGATCGCGCTGGCGGGGGGGCTTGGCAGCCTGACCCTGCGGGAGGAGGGGCCGCGGCTGTGGGCCCGGGCCGAGCTGCCGGACGATGGCCGGGGGCTCTACAAGGTCTGGCTGAGCGGGCGGAACGGACGGGCTTTGCTGGGTACGCTGGTGCCGGAGCCCGGCGGCCGGCTGGCAGCGGAGCGGACCTTTACAGCCGACGCCCTGCGCCGGCAGGGGACATGGCCGGTGACCGGCGGGACGGCGGAGCTCACCTTCTCCTTCCATAACGACGGGCCGCCCGCCGGCTGGAACTGGGAGCGGCCGAACGGAGAGGCCTTTCGGGACCGATGCATCCGTTCGGCGGCGGCGGGGCTGGACCGGGTTCTGGTCCGCCGGGAGGGGGAGCGGTGGACCATGGCGTGCCCCTTTGCCTTCGACCGGGAATTTCCCCTGCTGCCCCTGTTCTGCTTCTCCCGGCTCAAGCAGTGGGACGAGGGCCTGTTCTGCCTATTTTCCTTTGACGCCGATGGGGCTCCCCTCATGCCGGGGAAGTGAATAAATGCCAGCCGCCGTGGGATACTAGGACCGCAATCTCAAAAAGGAGTGTGATCCAAGATGGTCAATCTCACCGGCAAGGAGCTGTCCGCTCTGGAGGATCAGTTGGGCTTTGAAAAGGTCCTGTACTGTAAATACCAGGCGGCGGAGCAGGAGTGCACCGATCAGGAACTGAAATCCTGCTTCCAGCAGTATGCCCAGCAGCACAAGCAGAACTACGACTGCCTGCTGACCTATCTGAACTAAGGAGGAAACGCCCACATGAACGATCAGGAGCACGTCACAGACCTTATCTTCACGGAGAAGAAGATGTCCGCCAACTACGACACCTATGCTTCCGAATGCGTGAATACCAAGCTGCGGGACGATTTTCTGCGCATGCTCAATCAGGGCCACGTGACCCAGAGCGAGCTGTTCCAGAAGGCCCAGGCCAAGGGCTGGTATCAGGTGGAGCCCGCCCCCGCCAGCAAGGTCCAGCAGGCCCAGACCAAGTTCCAGAACCAGAAGCCCCAGTAAAAAAGCCACAAGAGGGCCGCGCAGTGCGCGGCCCTCTTGTCATAGAGCGGGGAACTGTGATAAACTGAGGAAAAACCGAGAGGGAGGGAACGAACCGGATGAAAAACCAAAAAGCCCGGATCGGCGTCTTGATCCTGCTGGCGGCGGCCGCGCTGCTGGCGGCGGTCTACTACTTTGCCCGGCCCCAGCCGATGGCCGGAGCCAAGACCGTCACTGTGGAGGTAATCCACGGGGACGGCAGCATCAGGACGGCGGAGCTCCACACCGACGAGACGTACCTGGGCCCCGCCCTGCTGTCCAGTGAGGAGCTGGGCGTGGAGGGAGAAAACGGGCCCTACGGCCTGTATATCCAGACGGTGGACGGGGAGACCGCCTCCGACGCCGACCGGACCTACTGGAGCCTGTCCAAGGACGGGGAGATCACCCTCAACGGGGCCGACCTGACCCCCATCGCCGACGGGGAGCGCTATGAGCTGACGCTGACCAAGGGGAGCTGGTGATGGAACGGGGGCGTCTGGGGGCCAGGGGCATTGTGGTGCTGGGGCTGCTGGGGGCCCTGCTGGTGGTCTTGCAGGTTGCCATGGCCCTGCTGCCCAACATCGAACCGGTGTCGCTGCTGGTGATGGTCTACACCGCGGTGCTGGGGCGGCGGGCCGCCTATCCCATCGCGGTGTTCGTGGTGCTGGAGGCCCTCATCTGGGGCGTCAGCACCTGGGTCCTGAGCTACCTGTACGTCTGGGCCGTGCTGGCCGTACTGGCCTGGCTGCTGCGGGGTATGGAATCCCGGGTGGGCTGGGCCGTCCTTTCCGGCGCCTTCGGCCTGGCCTTCGGAGCCCTGTGCGCTCTGGTGTACCTGCCCGTGGGGGGATGGCGGATGTTCGCCGCCACCTGGGTGGCGGGCATCCCCTTCGACCTGCTCCACGGGGCGGGGAACTTCGCCATCGCCCTGGTGCTGTTCCAGCCCTGCCGGAGGGTGCTGGCCACCCTTTGTGCCAAAGTGTTTCCCCCGTGAAAAATGGTCCGCGGCGCGCCGGAGGATACCCGGCGCGCCGCGGATGCTTTCATTTGCAGCAGCCGTCATAGCGGCTTTCGACAAAGGGCCAGTTGATGAGGCTGAACCAGGCGTCCACGTAATCCGCCCGGCGGTTTTGGTAGCCCAGATAGTAGGCGTGCTCCCACACGTCCACGCACAGAAGGGGGTACTGCCCCTTGGACAGGGGACAGTCCTGGT
Protein-coding regions in this window:
- a CDS encoding HD-GYP domain-containing protein; amino-acid sequence: MQPVTKRYMALLSIVGIGVGIYVVWSWLFRQRQNWSPHELGVLVVLTVLCILCRCLPLYVRDDCTIDMSFISILAVVLLLGPEAAVAIIFLTTPLEVIPTEDGKGFYHIFNTAPSKLLFNTANLNLSMAAAGVVYHAVGGVPGTITFPSVLAPGILYIVCAVGLNAVFVAFLYYLEYRAAFFVTFGQMAIGMVPSLLCSATLGYFLAMLLSMPTFWPAILFVLPLLMTRFSFRLYLSAQKQQYNIIRAFATALEAKDTYTEGHSSRVSLYSVRIAQKMGLSGARVRRLETAAIFHDIGKIGVPDSILGKPGMLTPEERAVIQRHPATGVSILQNMDTYEDIIPLVLHHHEFFDGRGYPDGTSGDDLPLETYILGAADAYDAITSDRPYRKGRTPVEAARILRAEAGRQFHPEVARVVAKMAEAGELAPDGEAAAEAGAAVQV
- a CDS encoding RrF2 family transcriptional regulator; this translates as MMISTKGRYALRVMVDMAEHQAEGYLPLKEIAERQDISEKYLESILKVLVKHKFLTGLRGKGGGYRLTRVPEQYTVGSILRLTEGSLAPVACLEQEPIECPRMAQCRTLPMWRKLDGLIQDFFDGITLADLAASTQPGNDYVI
- a CDS encoding bifunctional ADP-dependent NAD(P)H-hydrate dehydratase/NAD(P)H-hydrate epimerase, giving the protein MQWISSAREMRELDRSAIGERGIPSTRLMEAAARAVAEEAAALAGENRRAAVFCGSGNNGGDGVAAARFLLERGISVRCFLVGGRDKLTADTAEMERRLGAAGGVLEAFDPADPEQTAWAMGAGVLVDALFGIGLTRPVTGAFRTAIERMNASPAPTLAVDLPSGVETDTGAVLGAAAEAAVTVTFTAAKPGHYLGEGGALCGRLSVVSIGIPEDLTAAVPKPVWAMGPGDLPLPRRRRDSHKGDYGRDYILAGSRGYTGAPVLAARGALRSGAGLVTLAVPEDIYPIVAVKCDEVMPKPLPADGEGGLSAGALAQVRTDLAGKSAALVGPGLGRGAGAAALTAAVLEGAACPVVLDADGLNAVSGHIDRLDARAGTGRLTVLTPHDGEFARLTGAMPGADRLRTARDFAGAHGCILVLKGHRTITAFPDGRAFVNTTGNPGMAKGGSGDALAGVILSLLGQGLAPEQAVPAAVLYHGLAGDLAAEERGEYGMTPMDLVEKLPAALRHF
- the alr gene encoding alanine racemase, producing MSDAQMRTWAEIDLGRLKHNYTALREQLAPGCRFVGVVKANAYGHGAVPVAQKLEEWGADYLAVACLEEAAELRQAGVRAPILILGVTLPRYAGELLAWDAAQAVGDLETGRALSAAAVAAGRTLTIHVKADTGMSRLGFLCDEAHLDHAAGEIAALCALPGLRVEGIFTHFSDADGCEAYTMRQFTRFLDLLDKLSARGVTFEIRHCAASAAMLNYPCTHLDMVRPGIALYGHYPAPGMEYTCPLLPVMTLKTRVAAVRDLPAGTCVSYGRTATLARDSRLAVLPVGYGDGYFRLFSNGQPVAIRGKKAPVVGRVCMDLTMVDVTDIPGVIPGDEAVLYGDAAPVEDGADRAGTIQYELLCDVSPRVPRVYLD
- a CDS encoding DUF5317 domain-containing protein, yielding MLMLSVILALLLGWCTGGRLSRFEEAYLRLLPLPVLAFACQQAMNALAGRISLPFEAWAWLPLLLSYGLIFLFLWQNRHLKKTCLLVGAGGACNLAVIAANGWRMPVASWAAALLSEQGAAALLAGEIPMYRAADASTRLLFLGDILYCPLPLFGGLASLGDILLAAGVFFCLMACMRPSRLPMWLTTG
- a CDS encoding DUF4430 domain-containing protein, translating into MKNQKARIGVLILLAAAALLAAVYYFARPQPMAGAKTVTVEVIHGDGSIRTAELHTDETYLGPALLSSEELGVEGENGPYGLYIQTVDGETASDADRTYWSLSKDGEITLNGADLTPIADGERYELTLTKGSW
- a CDS encoding spore coat protein; the protein is MNDQEHVTDLIFTEKKMSANYDTYASECVNTKLRDDFLRMLNQGHVTQSELFQKAQAKGWYQVEPAPASKVQQAQTKFQNQKPQ
- a CDS encoding MATE family efflux transporter, with product MKQRRDRTELLLREPNLYKAFLILALPVFGANFMKAFNELVDTYFIGQIANSVAAQAGVSLSWPLLNIFASFQAGFGVAGVAVVSQLLGAGERERARDNAGVLLLVSVVLGAVLNLLLYLAAPGVMALMGASGDVLACSVSYLRVRSFELTFTFIFAAFQAIRQAQGDTVTPVVLSVSAVMLNIVLTAVHVRVLGLGVFGAGLATAAGNAVIVPVCLYLLFDRRQALFLDRRHLRLQWPLFRRLTAVAAPAAASQALSSLGFLVLQAVILSYGDHVTAAFSIGNKVSNLLLMPVLAMGSVLAAYVGQNIGAGNGERARRAYLVSRNVGLLVSIAGSLLLFPLRGVLVTALTNDSATQAAAWEYMFWVLLTQPLMSLFQNYLGVFNGSGNTRFSFLMATARLWIIRLPLILLFKLFTNVGSTGIWYAMVLSNFIILIVGALLFRRVSFTPMDAVQAAAEPTS
- a CDS encoding type II toxin-antitoxin system PemK/MazF family toxin; translated protein: MDNSVKRGDIFYADLSPVVGSEQGGVRPVLIVQNDTGNRHSPTVIAAAITSQTGKAKLPTHIELSARSYGLPKDSVVLLEQIRTLDKKRLREKMGKLDDKLMHQVDSAIAVSFGLHPEQLI